The DNA window TAAGCATTCCACTGTAAAGCCTATGCCTRTTGTAttcaaagcatgtgacaaatataacttgatttgatttaacgtGCACAAAAACTTGTATAGAATTAGTGCCAATTGCCTGTTGCCTAAATCAGCAAATACTGTAAAGCACAGGTTGGCGGTAcgaggtaatggctggagcagaataggtggaaaggtatcaacaacaYCAAACacatgtgtttgattccattccatttgctccattccagccattattatgagccgtcctcccctcagcagctaaTTAAAACTACCCCTAAATCatcgttttatttttttaatttcacctttatttaaccagataagctatttgagaacaagttctcatttacaactgcgacctggccaagataaacgcaaagcagtgcgacacaaacaacaacacagagttacacatggaataaacaagcgtacagtcaataacacaatcgaaaacaaagaaagtctatatacagtgtgtgcaaatggcgtgaggaggtaaggcaataaataggccatagtagcgaagtaattacaatttagcagattaacactggagtgatagatgagcagatgatgatgtgcaagtagtgatactggtgtgcaaaagagcagaaaagtaaataaaaacaatatggggatgaggtaggtagattgggtgggctaatTACAGANcggccaaagtaggtgttggctttgggaatgaccggtgagatatacctgctggagcgcgtgctacgggtgggtgttgttatcgtgaccagtgagctgagataaggcggagctttacctagcatagacttatagatgacctggagccagtgggtctggcgatgaatatgtagcgagggccagccgactagagcatacaggtcgcagtggtgggtggtatgaggggctttggtaacaaaacggatggcactgtgatagactgcatccagtttgctgagtagagtattggaagctattttgtagatgacatcgccgaagtcgaggatcggtaggatagtcagttttactagggtaagtttggcaacgtgagtgaaggaggctttgttgcaaaatggaaagcaaattctagatttcattttggattggagatgtttgatatgagtctggaaggagagtttacagtccagccagacacctaggtatttgtagttgtccacatattctaggtcagaaccgtccagagtagtgatgctagtcgggcgggcgcgggaagcgaacggttgaaaagcatgcatttgattttactagcatttaagagcagttggaggccacggaaggagtgttgtatggcattgaagctcgtttggaggttagttaacactgtgtccaaagaagggccagatgtatacagaatggtgtcgtctgcgtagaggtggatcagggaatcacccgcagaaagagcgacatcgttgatatatacagagaaaagagtcggcccaagaattgaaccctgtggtacccccatagagaccgccagaggtccggacaacaggtcctccgatttgacacactgaactctgtctgcgaagtagttggtgaaccaggcgaggcagtcatttgagaaaccaaggctattgagtctgccgataagaatacagtgattgacagagtcgaaagccttggccaggtcgatgaagacggctgcacagtactgtcttttatcaatggcggttatgatatcgtttagtactttGAGYgtggctgaggtgcacccatgaccagctcggaaactggattgcacagcggagaaggtacggtgggattcgaaatggtcagtgatctctttattaacttggctttcgaaKactttagaaaggcagggcaggatggatataggtctataacagtttgggtctagcgtgtctccccctttgaagagggggatgactgYGGCAGCTTTCCAaactttagggatctcggacgatacgaaagagaggttgaacagactRgtgataggggttgcaacaatggcggtggataattttagaaagagagggtccaaattgtctagcccagctgatttgtacgggtccaggttttgcagctctttcagaacatctgctatctggatttgggtgaaggagaagctggggaggctcgggcaggtagctgcggggggtgcggagctgttggccggggtaggggtagccaggaggaaagcatggccagccgtagagaaatgcttattgaaattttcRattatcatggatttatcggtggtgaccgtgttacctagccccagtgcagtgggcagctgggaggaggtgctcttgttctccatggactttacagtgtcccaaaactttttggagttagagctacaggatgcaaatttctgtttgaaaaagctagccttcgctttcctgactgactgcgtttattggttcctgacttccctaaacagttgcatatcgcggggactattcgatgctgttgcagtccgccacaggatgtttttgtgctggtcaagggcagtcaggtctggagtgaatcaagggctatatctgttcttagttctaaattttttgaaaggggcatgcttattaaaTATGGTGAGGAAATTAGTTTTAAAGAACGACCATTCTAATCAATGATAGCCTAGTCCTGTCAATATCAACCATTCAATCATATACTTGTCAAATGCTGATATTCTCTAAGCCAGACGTTCTGAGGAAAATAAGTTGATTCGTCYCGTTTTGCTATTTCTTTGTATTGGTTTAATATTTAGACAAGACATACCTATTAAAAGGTTAGGCCTCTACATAAAAGGCCTACATAAATTTCATTCATGGAGCTCCGATGGATTTTCATAGTAAATTAACCAGAACAATCTTTGTCAATGACATGCATCTTTAGGTGTCATTCGAAGAGGTATAGGGTTTAATAAAGTTATAGTGAAATGACCTTGCGTGGCGCTGTatcgcattagtggaaaccaagactgttctcagggcaagTCTGACGGTTTTGACTAGCAGAAGTAACTTtttgcagcaggttaggataatgaaCATGACAGGTTACGAGCATTACCGTAGCAGGTTTGGAGAATTAGTTAAAATTCTAAAACTGCCCCGGAAGCGACTCAAACATATCTAGCTACAAMCAGGCCTGCCTTGGGAAAAGTATTRTTTTCCACTAATGCGATGCCACTTTCATTGTCGCAAAATCTTCATCCGGGAATCTATAAACACCRATTTGCGCAGCCGCACTACTATACCGAAGATTTTATAACYAMCCCAAGATAGACtagagcctgtcgtttccaatgggagcaaatgaaacatagtgggcagaacaagcaagKGGGTGGGYWKAGCCAAGCACGTGATTgtgagatcctattggtgcgTTTCAGCATTTATTTGCWTATTTCCGGTAGGGAACGCCTAGTCTCTGCTTGTGcgataactcaattcgcccttgcactccaAAACAACGCAMTTTTTTGGCAAAGGGTAAGWCTACAAAGTCTTCAAACGCAGCCCACTCTGTTTGTTACATAATCtatttttggaaacagaaaattGTATGGAAagcaaatgtttaatcgatgagaaattagcagaatgtcggccaaaatccatcttctcccactgccggccactggacTTCGTCTCATCACCACATTTGGTgttgagtggaaacgccaaccggatgcttcaYATTTATATATACGGTGAAATATCTACCTCGTTTGTACCATCTGTGTSTACTGTGGTTCGACCTTCTGCAGTCGGTAAGTGTCGAAAGGAGGGCTATCYAGGAATTGTCCATtgtaaatcctttttaatcctttgTTAAAACAACACGTAGCACAATACAAGTGAGGGTTACATATTGAACGGATTATTGTGTACATTGGGCTGTCATAATTTTTTTGTATCGTTGTGCATTTACAAACCTATTGACCTTATCCGTATTGTCTTCACAGAAAGACCCGGGCTTCAATCAAATTTGACCGACCAGGTTAAAACAGAGTAAATTGAAAATGTACGCCTGCGCAAAGTTCGTCTCCACGCCGGCTCTGGTGAGTTATTTTCATCAATCTGTTGAAACCATTATTTATCTTACATCTGAATTCATATTCTCCGGTTGTATTCGTATGGGCCTGTGTTGAACTTGAATGGAACTGTCTGACAAGGGTATTGGCTAACGCTAACTAGCCAACGAACGTTAGCTTACTTGCTACCGTTAACGTTTATGATTATGTAAGTGACACTATTTTAGTTTCCTAGCTGTTTGCACATTCTATACTCTAAGCCGGAACTAACTAGCAGGCTTTTTAGCTATagcctaacgttagttagctatgaATAAGGTCAACATGACACTTGGCTTGCTTCAGCATCCAAGTCTATCTGTAACGTTACCTAGCTTGTGACATAGCTACGCTAGTTAACCCTCTGGCCTGCTTTTCTTTCTTGAGCTGTCACCTTTTTGTKTTTGGGGCTCTCTGCCCAAGGTCATGTTTTACTTGACTAGAAACATTACATGTTCAGGTAAAACATGTCGGAACAGGGTGTTTTACTGGTAACGTAACTGTTTGACATTAGCTTGTGCAAAGTGCACTCAGCAGGTAAGTGTTTTATCCTTGTAACGTTACTGTTACCAGGTGGCGTTGAGGAACGAATCTTAAATACTTTTTTGATGACTAAGTTGGGAAAGTAGCTATGATGTTGGAATTAACGAATTGTAATGTCTTGGTACAGCTCTATGATGTTCCACAACCACAGTGGCTAGCTACTGTCAAGGTGCACTTGTTTTGcctttcacggtgggaaccataacACTTAAAAGTTTACTTGTCTTGAACTTTGAACCTTCGTGTGCACTTCATCTGTCATTTTATTTATTGCCTTCAAGATCTTCCTTTGTGTGCCTTTAGGCAAAACATTTGTGAATTTTTTTTCACTCAGTTTTGTCCTTGTCCCTGGTGTAGGTCCGTGCTGGCTCCCGGACTCTTTACAGACCCTTGTCTGCCTGTATGATGTCCAGGCCCGAGGTCAACACAGAGGTGAGGAAAGACGCTCTTCTTGCAGTAGCTCTTCACTGTGGAATACAATGCAATGTTTTCAATCCTCCTAATGGTCATTGATGCAGGAAGTTTTCAAGCCCCCTAATGGTCCATGATGTAGGAGTGCTTTACCCATCATTTAAAAAGAGGCTTGCTTTGTTTTTCAGAACAATGTAGCCCTCATGCCACAGAGCCCCTTCGCCCAAGTAGCACTGAGAGGCTTCCAGACCAGTGCTGTGAGCAGGGACATCGACACAGCCGCTAAGTTCATTGGTGCTGGAGCAGCCACGGTCGGAGTGGCTGGATCCGGTGCTGGGATTGGAACAGTGTTTGGCAGTCTCATTATTGGATATGCCAGGTAAGTCCWCTTCTACAAATAGATGCCTAGATATGTGCTTGTCAATGTCAGCTTTCAGAAAAAAAACTATGATTCAAAGCTGACTTTTACATAGAaatggtttgtgttgtgttttgcagGAACCCATCTCTGAAGCAGCAGCTGTTCTCCTATGCTATCCTGGGATTCGCCCTGTCTGAAGCCATGGGTCTATTCTGTTTGATGGTTGCCTTCTTAATCTTGTTTGCTATGTAACAAATCTATTGTTCATAGAAACACTGTAATTACTGATGTGACTACATATTTTAGTGTCTACCAAAAATGTTCTGTGTTGGTATCATGGAAATGTATATTTTcaagtcaaaataacaaaaacatgttttgtaaAAATGTAAGAAATTACATMATTAAAATGCATGTATTTGACTATTTAACATATGGCAGTATGTTTTCTGTTGGGAATTATGTTTCACTACAATCATGAAGACAACTAGCTTCTATTGAATGTCAGCATGGAATTATACAAAGGAACTGCTTAACTTACTGTAAATCAGTCTGGCGCATTTTCCAATGCATCATATGTTCGCTTCTGTGGGTCCACATTGATGCTTTTTTTGGTTCAAGTGCAGTTCTATAGAAGTATGTAAGTAGGCAGCAAGTGAATGCTTGCTTTTGTAAATGGCATTAAATAAACCTAGACAATTTGATGGTGCTAAATAGTGGTCACTGGTCCAGTTTATTTGGGATACTCTGAATGAACGTGCGTAGTCTGTCAAATGCCTGCAGGTCTTGATATGATTCCCTTGACAATTTTACATTCGTTTTTGGTTCATGTTAAGCTTGCATAATATTGGCTTATCACTTAGAGATTTAAGACACMTGAGAACACCAGATCCAATATATTGGCAAATTGGATGGGCCCAGAGGAAATTCATCCATAGTGTCATTGATGCAACGATTTTGAAAGATAATTCCAATATTCTCATACAAATGCCGTGTAGTTTCTGGAGATGGGTCACCCTTCATACCCCGGCTCCTGGTTATGTTCAGGGTTATGTTCAGTCGGCACAACAGAAAACATTTAACTGAGGATGGTACTACCTGATATCGTCCAACAAGATTTCYCCTTTTCGCTTTCATTTTGGACAAATGTTGTGTTTGGTGTTTACCTGTGTTCCAGTGGAGGTCATTTCTCCACCCCACAGATGATAATAGCATTTACCTTTTGTTTGTAGGAGACTTCTGTAATAAATTCTCACTGTTCTGGTGGGATTCATTCCCCACTGCCTTCAACTTTAGTTGTTTGTTCTTCCATAAACTGAAGAACTCCTTGTTCACCTGGACCCCCTTGTCGATCGTTCCTTTGCTCACCAAGCACTTCATTCAAGATTGGATCCTCTAATAATCTGgaagcttgtgtgtgtgctttatgaaatgttttgtttcattGTGGTTGGTTGGCATTGGCCTGGCATACTGCAAGCACCAAATCTCTGCTACATCCATATAAGGTCG is part of the Salvelinus sp. IW2-2015 linkage group LG36, ASM291031v2, whole genome shotgun sequence genome and encodes:
- the LOC111959712 gene encoding ATP synthase F(0) complex subunit C2, mitochondrial encodes the protein MYACAKFVSTPALVRAGSRTLYRPLSACMMSRPEVNTENNVALMPQSPFAQVALRGFQTSAVSRDIDTAAKFIGAGAATVGVAGSGAGIGTVFGSLIIGYARNPSLKQQLFSYAILGFALSEAMGLFCLMVAFLILFAM